In Helianthus annuus cultivar XRQ/B chromosome 9, HanXRQr2.0-SUNRISE, whole genome shotgun sequence, the following are encoded in one genomic region:
- the LOC110914208 gene encoding ATP-dependent DNA helicase pif1-like, giving the protein MDTSIGSENSFGGKVIVFGGDFRQILPVVPNGGRQEIVNASLCSLYLWSKCKLLRLTKNMRLTIGRSTSEIEDINNFAKWLLDLGEGNVGCPNDGEASIEIPPDLLINDTSDPISSLIDFVYPSILDNYNNHNYFSERVILAPKNEVVHEINDRLLALFPGEEREYLSSDSLCQTENPNSTQQKLYSPDVLNGLKVSGLPNHRLVLKVGVPVMLLRNIDQQNGLCNGTRLQIKRLYNRVIEAEIISGGNIGTRTYIPRLNLIPSDKKIPFAFQRRQFPIAVCFAMTINKSQGQSLSRVGLYLRQPVFTHGQLYVALSRVKSRDGVKLLILDKDGKTYR; this is encoded by the coding sequence ATGGACACTTCCATAGGTTCTGAAAATTCATTTGGAGGTAAGGttattgtttttggtggtgattttCGACAAATTCTTCCTGTTGTCCCCAATGGTGGAAGACAAGAGATAGTGAATGCCTCGCTTTGTTCGTTATATTTATGGAGTAAATGCAAGTTGCTAAGGCTAACAAAAAACATGAGATTAACCATTGGACGCTCTACATCTGAGATTGAAGATATCAACAATTTTGCCAAGTGGCTTTTGGATTTGGGTGAGGGAAATGTTGGTTGTCCTAATGACGGGGAAGCATCAATTGAAATACCACCGGATCTTCTAATTAACGACACCTCTGATCCGATTTCATCTTTAATTGATTTCGTTTACCCTTCAATTTTAGATAACTACAACAATCATAACTACTTTAGCGAGAGGGTTATACTTGCGCCTAAGAACGAGGTTGTGCATGAGATAAATGACAGGTTGTTAGCGTTATTCCCAGGCGAAGAAAGAGAGTATCTAAGCTCCGATAGTCTTTGTCAGACTGAGAATCCTAATTCAACACAGCAGAAACTATACTCACCAGATGTGTTAAATGGTCTTAAAGTATCAGGTTTGCCTAATCACAGGTTAGTACTCAAAGTTGGTGTGCCAGTAATGCTATTACGTAACATTGACCAACAAAATGGTTTATGCAACGGTACGAGGTTACAGATAAAAAGATTATACAACCGTGTCATAGAAGCAGAAATCATATCTGGAGGAAATATCGGCACTCGCACCTACATACCGAGACTTAATTTGATACCTTCAGACAAAAAGATTCCTTTTGCGTTTCAAAGGAGGCAATTTCCGATAGCTGTGTGTTTTGCGATGACTATCAACAAAAGTCAAGGTCAGTCGCTATCAAGGGTTGGTCTGTACTTGAGACAACCTGTTTTTACGCATGGTCAGTTGTATGTGGCTTTATCAAGGGTAAAATCCAGAGACGGAGTCAAATTGCTTATATTAGACAAGGACGGCAAAACCTACCGATAA
- the LOC110914209 gene encoding uncharacterized protein LOC110914209, with translation MSKRSKHQPSSSCNDQWNLDTTKDVPGPMSRIPFSDITNVSTPNSTQNEAKDRRIKRKLYLDTRKSHNMHVHSNYAMNILSSSIPTDVSGSMSRIPFSDITNDLTSIQWFLTFTVSTPNSMQNEAKDRHRKRKLYLDSRKSHNLHVHSTCAANMLSSSIATVIPIVTQEEYKRRRKLRKLYLDSKRYTLKRVASQSASNSTPNTTLTSTPYNTFNATTEVPITCAERRRLRKLYLSNKRSITPSGSSSKQNLSSSADPKSIDPNMHNVTRTPSVLATSNVGCVRSNSAHHTNIVRFSLSSNLKSTEKTIVEDPYKGVSQEYLDHGDQCVTCDVRNAKLWDSEKGRGKHQDGKTSYSLCCGYSKVELPDYKDARPNYEKLFRCVDEESKHFLKNIRRYNSMFAFTSMGGKVDPTVNRGNAPFCNRISGKNYHTIGSLLPENGSKPKFCRLYIYDTENELSNRQSIFSSSKDASSSSVAALDRQLIEHIKDVLDTDNQLVKTYRMVRDSFQENPQVSLKLRLIGRREKDGRTYNLPMASEVVALIVGDLDSAIDSRDIVVETQTGDLKRISELHPSYLALQYPILFPYGDDGYRVDIPHRGVVDVTNKKRPNCTMREFFAYRVQDRINQFSLILNSRRLFQQFLVDAYTMIETERLNYIRHQQKNLRSDTYDSLQKLKNNGQRDISKAGKSVMLPSSFTGSARYMMQNYLDAMSLCKCFGYPDFFITITCNPKWPEVTRFLRDTTLKPEDRPDILSRLFKLKLDAICKDLKERHLLGKAAAFVYTIEFQKRGLPHAHLCLFMEDGYKFPTVDHVDAFICAEIPNRNEDPELYTLVKDYMIHGPCGLANLSCPCMVDRKCSKGFPKKFEDHMTLDSNGFPVYRRRNDGATVIKNRIELDNRSVVPYNKKLLKRYQAHINVEWCNQAGSIKYLFKYINKGPDRATVVVVQGDNQNEEPSKDEIKEYYDCRYISACEASWRIFSNEVHYRYPSVTRLPFHLPGQQNVVFGPDEDINSVLKKPSVKASMFLSWMERNKDPNDTVARTLTYVQFPIFYVWKIENRCWEPRQKAKAIGRVHSVPHSFGEAYFLRILLNKVKGPKSFEDIRTVNGHVHDTFRDACYALGLLDDDTEYIEAIKEANETATCSCVLFAMMLLSNTLSRREVVWEST, from the exons ATGTCTAAAAGATCAAAGCATCAACCTTCGTCTTCATGCAATGATCAATGGAATTTAGATACTACAAAAG ATGTTCCCGGCCCGATGTCAAGGATTCCGTTTTCAGATATTACGAATG TTTCTACTCCGAACAGCACGCAAAATGAGGCTAAAGATAGACGTATAAAACGAAAATTATACTTGGATACTCGGAAATCTCATAATATGCATGTACATTCAAATTATGCAATGAACATATTGTCAAGTAGTATTCCAACAG ATGTTTCCGGCTCCATGTCAAGGATTCCGTTTTCAGATATTACCAATG ATCTAACATCCATTCAATGGTTCTTAACGTTTACAGTTTCTACTCCGAACAGCATGCAAAATGAGGCAAAAGATAGACATAGAAAACGAAAATTATACTTGGATTCTCGGAAATCTCATAATCTTCATGTACATTCAACTTGTGCAGCCAACATGTTGTCAAGTAGTATTGCAACAG TTATACCAATTGTTACCCAAGAAGAGTACAAAAGGAGGCGTAAACTAAGAAAACTATATTTGGATAGTAAACGGTATACTTTGAAACGCGTTGCATCGCAATCCGCAAGTAATTCAACACCAAATACCACTTTGACGTCCACTCCATATAACACATTCAATGCTACAACTGAGGTGCCGATTACATGCGCAG AGAGACGTAGATTAAGGAAGCTATATTTGAGTAATAAAAGATCTATCACACCAAGCGGATCAAGCTCCAAACAAAACTTATCTTCATCTGCTGATCCTAAATCCATAGACCCCAACATGCACAATGTTACACGTACCCCCTCGGTTTTAGCTACAA gtAATGTTGGTTGTGTTAGAAGTAACTCTGCTCATCATACAAATATTGTTCGCTTTTCTTTATCTTCAAACCTCAAG TCTACAGAAAAAACTATAGTTGAAGATCCATACAAAGGTGTCTCACAAG AATATTTGGACCATGGTGATCAGTGTGTTACATGTGACGTACGTAATGCAAAGTTATGGGATTCAGAAAAAGGCAGGGGTAAACACCAGGATGGAAAAACGTCCTATTCCTTATGTTGTGGATACAGCAAGGTTGAGCTTCCGGATTATAAAGACGCACGGCCAAATTATGAAAAACTTTTTCGGTGCGTTGATGAAGAAAGCAAGCACTTTTTGAAGAACATTCGACGTTATAACTCTATGTTTGCTTTTACTTCGATGGGTGGTAAGGTTGATCCGACTGTGAATAGAGGTAATGCCCCCTTTTGCAACCGAATCAGTGGTAAAAACTATCATACCATTGGGAGTCTCTTGCCAGAAAATGGATCAAAACCTAAATTTTGCCGGCTCTACATATACGATACTGAGAATGAACTTTCAAATAGGCAATCCATATTTAG TTCTTCAAAGGATGCATCTTCGTCGTCTGTTGCCGCCCTTGATCGTCAATTGATTGAACATATAAAGGATGTTTTAGACACAGACAATCAGCTGGTTAAAACTTATAGAATGGTCAGAGATTCTTTTCAAGAGAACCCGCAAGTATCTCTAAAGTTACGCCTTATTGGAAGAAGGGAGAAAGATGGTAGGACGTATAACCTACCAATGGCTAGCGAGGTCGTTGCTCTTATAGTTGGAGATCTTGACAGCGCAATTGACAGTAGAGATATTGTTGTGGAAACCCAAACAGGTGATCTAAAACGAATAAGTGAATTGCATCCTTCTTATCTTGCTCTTCAATACCCGATTTTGTTCCCTTATGGGGATGATGGTTATAGAGTTGACATCCCTCATAGAGGTGTCGTAGATGTTACTAATAAGAAGCGGCCAAATTGTACTATGAGAGAATTCTTTGCGTACCGTGTTCAAGATAGGATTAATCAATTTTCATTGATTCTTAATTCAAGGAGACTATTTCAACAATTCTTGGTTGATGCATACACGATGATTGAAACTGAGAGACTCAACTATATACGTCATCAGCAAAAGAATCTTAGATCAGATACATATGATAGTCTTCAAAAGTTAAAAAACAACGGTCAACGAGATATATCTAAAGCTGGTAAAAGTGTGATGTTGCCGTCTTCATTTACCGGCAGTGCtagatatatgatgcaaaactaTTTAGATGCCATGTCTCTATGCAAGTGTTTTGGTTATCCCGACTTTTTTATAACCATCACATGTAACCCAAAATGGCCGGAGGTAACAAGGTTTCTTAGAGACACCACACTTAAACCTGAAGATAGACCAGATATTCTGTCAAGATTATTTAAGTTGAAATTGGATGCTATTTGCAAAGACTTAAAGGAACGCCATCTATTGGGAAAAGCTGCCGCat TTGTTTACACGATCGAGTTTCAAAAACGTGGATTGCCTCATGCACACTTATGCTTATTCATGGAGGATGGATATAAATTTCCTACAGTGGACCATGTTGATGCATTTATATGTGCTGAGATTCCAAACAGAAATGAGGACCCGGAGTTATACACACTTGTGAAAGACTATATGATTCATGGTCCATGTGGTCTTGCTAACCTAAGCTGTCCATGTATGGTTGATAGAAAATGTTCGAAAGGCTTTCCAAAAAAGTTTGAAGATCATATGACATTAGATTCAAATGGATTCCCAGTGTACAGAAGAAGAAACGATGGTGCGACAGTTATAAAGAACCGCATTGAGCTAGACAATAGAAGTGTTGTACCATACAACAAAAAGCTGTTGAAAAGGTATCAGGCGCACATAAATGTTGAGTGGTGCAATCAAGCTGGGTCtatcaaatatttgtttaaatacaTCAACAAAGGACCTGATAGAGCAACTGTTGTTGTTGTGCAAGGGGATAACCAAAACGAAGAACCATCAAAAGATGAGATAAAAGAGTATTATGATTGTAGGTACATCTCGGCATGTGAGGCATCTTGGAGGATATTCTCTAATGAAGTACACTATAGGTATCCTTCTGTTACAAGGTTACCTTTCCATCTTCCAGGACAACAAAATGTCGTTTTTGGTCCTGACGAAGATATAAATTCCGTCCTTAAGAAACCATCTGTGAAAGCGTCAATGTTTTTGTCTTGGATGGAACGTAACAAAGACCCGAATGACACAGTGGCCCGTACCCTTACTTATGTTCAGTTTCCAATTTTTTATGTATGGAAGATTGAAAATCGTTGCTGGGAACCTAGACAAAAGGCAAAAGCGATTGGCAGAGTTCACTCTGTACCCCATTCTTTTGGTGAAGCATATTTTTTAAGGATTCTTCTTAACAAAGTCAAAGGGCCAAAATCGTTTGAGGACATTAGAACCGTTAATGGTCATGTACACGATACCTTTAGAGATGCGTGTTACGCACTTGGTCTTTTGGACGATGACACGGAGTACATTGAAGCAATCAAGGAAGCAAATGAAACAGCAACATGTTCATGTGTTTTGTTTGCAATGATGTTGTTATCAAATACTTTGTCTAGACGTGAGGTGGTATGGGAAAGCACGTGA